The stretch of DNA GGAGCATTTtcgcactctaaaatacgtctatattcaTTCGTATGTAGTCaatattgaaatctttaaaaagacttatatttagaaagggAGGAAGTACTTCATATCTGAatcttttcagagagaaaaatgtaaaaaagaaGAAGCTTGATTACTAATCTTGCATCAACAACATCATGCACAATGTGGATAGTGTTGGGAGTCCTGTGtttatgatgtactccctccgtttataaatatatatctttttagagatttcaatatgaactacatcggAGCAAATTGAGTAAATCTatgctctaaaatatgtttatatacatctgtatgtagttcatattgaaatctctaaaaaaacttatatttagaaacggagggagtagtacaggaGTATGTGTTTGGAGTGTAGCTACCACTAACATGTTTATATTCAAGTGTTGATAGAGTTGTCGCCAGCAGATGAGCACACTCCACTGCCATTATACAAGTCCTAATTTCGGTCGTTACCTCCATGGAGACAAGTCAGGGGAGCTGTTGCCATTTGGCCGCCCGGCAAACGAAACAGGCGGATGGAACTTGGCCAAGTCTCCACTCTGAAGAGGCCAGTAGAAAATGGCCCTAATCCTTTCTCTTTTTCAGTATTTTCAGCAGCACGGAGGGATGCTATTGTTTGAGAAGATGAAATCAGATCAGGGACTTTCATTTACAGTGTTTAGTGAAGCAGAACTGGAACAAGCAACAAATAAATTTGACAAAAGCCAGATTCTTGGACATGGAGGCCATGGCACTGTGTACAAGGGAATAATTAAGGATATCACTCCAGTGGCAATTAAAAGGTGTGCATTGGTTGATGATAGGCAGAAGAAGGAATTCGGCAAAGAAATACTGATTCTTTCCCAGATCAATCACAAGAACATTGTCAAGCTATTGGGGTGTTGCCTTGAGGTGGAAGTCCCCATGCTAGTATATGAGTTCATCCCAAAAGGAACATTTTTCGATCTTATTCATGGCAAGAGCCGGAAACTGCACCTCTCTTTCAGTTCTCTTCTAAGGATCGTCAATGAGGCAGCTGAGGGGCTTGCATTTTTACATACCTATGCAAACCCACCAATTTTACATGGTGATGTGAAAACCTCTAACATCCTTCTTGATGAGAATTACATGGCAAAGGTATCAGATTTTGGGGCATCTATATTAGCACCAACTGACAACGCTCAGTTCGTCACAATGGTTCAAGGGACATGTGGTTATCTGGACCCTGAGTATATGCAGACATGTTGCTTGACAGATAAAAGCGATGTTTATAGCTTTGGCGTTGTTCTTCTGGAGATCCTAACTGGGCAGGTACCACTGAAACTCGATTGTCCTGAGGTACACCGGAGCCTGTCGTCAAGTTTCCTACTGGCTATGAAGGGGAACAATCTTGATAATATGCTCGACAATCAAATAAAAGGTCATGAGGACATGGAGTTGGTTGTAGGGGTAGCAGAGCTAGCTAAGCAATGCTTGGAAATGTGCGGTGACAATAGGCCCTCGATGAAAGAGGTGTCTGAGGAGCTTAGCAGATTAAGGAAACTTTCGAAACATCCTCCGATACAGCGTGATACCAAGACGGATAGCTTTCTCAGTGTAATTGAAAGAGAACAAAGTTCTGAGTACACAGAGAAGGATGAAAGAATGCACATAAATCCAAGCAGTTTTTATTTTATGAGGTGAACAAAAACAGTGTGATTTTTACGCTTTGGCACTTTCTTTGGTCATTTAACTTTCTCCTCCTTTAGTTATATGTAGCATTTTATTGTAAGACTCTCTTGGACCCTTGGGTACTACAGAGACACACTATAATTTAGCAAGATGTATTGTAAGACTCCTCCTTTATGTAGCATTTTGCGATGTTGTGCATGATGTATCCCTATCGTGCGCATTCCCTTTTTTTAAGGAAAAAAACGAACGTACACGATATGAACAATAATGTGCGTTCCTGACAATAATGGTAGGCCAACTCGTGATTATTTCTGAAGGATagtaagggcctgtttggttccaataagtcacctgacttataagtcaggtgacttaaaaccagtgacttataagtcacgcccgtttggttgtcacctgacttataagtcacctgaccacACCTTTTCATCTAGTTTTTTATGTAAAAGTGGTGGGACCCATGCAAAAGGGGGTgacttaggccctgtttggttccaaataagtcaccaacttataagtcgaaaagtgcaaaaagtgacttattttgccaaacggacccaacttataagtcaccccaacttataagtcataagttgcttcaccccaactt from Triticum dicoccoides isolate Atlit2015 ecotype Zavitan chromosome 6A, WEW_v2.0, whole genome shotgun sequence encodes:
- the LOC119314404 gene encoding putative wall-associated receptor kinase-like 16, with product MALILSLFQYFQQHGGMLLFEKMKSDQGLSFTVFSEAELEQATNKFDKSQILGHGGHGTVYKGIIKDITPVAIKRCALVDDRQKKEFGKEILILSQINHKNIVKLLGCCLEVEVPMLVYEFIPKGTFFDLIHGKSRKLHLSFSSLLRIVNEAAEGLAFLHTYANPPILHGDVKTSNILLDENYMAKVSDFGASILAPTDNAQFVTMVQGTCGYLDPEYMQTCCLTDKSDVYSFGVVLLEILTGQVPLKLDCPEVHRSLSSSFLLAMKGNNLDNMLDNQIKGHEDMELVVGVAELAKQCLEMCGDNRPSMKEVSEELSRLRKLSKHPPIQRDTKTDSFLSVIEREQSSEYTEKDERMHINPSSFYFMR